A portion of the Scleropages formosus chromosome 15, fSclFor1.1, whole genome shotgun sequence genome contains these proteins:
- the LOC108932635 gene encoding microtubule-associated protein RP/EB family member 3-like isoform X1: MAVNVYSTSVTIENLSRHDMLAWVNDSLQLSYTKIEQLCSGAAYCQFMDMLFPGCVLLKKVKFQAKLEHEYIHNFKVLQAAFKRMNVDKIIPVEKLVKGKFQDNFEFVQWFKKFFDANYDGKEYDPLLARQGQDVAPPPNPGDYISHKPKKPCGAQVPQRTSPTVPKNMPTPRNTAPAMRKNPPIARNGGSDAEILELNQQLMELKLTVDGLEKERDFYFSKLRDIELICQEHENENNPIISKIIDILYATEDGFAPPEDEDIEEQQHLDPDEY; the protein is encoded by the exons ATGGCAGTGAATGTGTACTCCACATCTGTAACCATCGAGAACCTGAGCCGACATGATATGCTGGCATGGGTCAACGACTCCCTTCAGCTCAGTTACACCAAGATAGAACAGCTCTGTTCAG GTGCAGCATACTGCCAGTTCATGGACATGCTTTTTCCTGGCTGTGTGCTCCTGAAGAAGGTCAAATTCCAAGCCAAACTGGAACATGAATACATCCATAACTTCAAAGTACTACAGGCAGCCTTCAAGAGAATGAACGTTGACAAA ATAATCCCAGTAGAAAAGCTAGTGAAAGGAAAGTTCCAGGATAACTTTGAATTCGTGCAGTGGTTTAAGAAGTTCTTCGACGCCAATTATGACGGGAAAGAATACGACCCCCTGCTGGCTCGGCAGGGGCAGGATGTGGCTCCGCCCCCCAATCCAGGTGACTACATTTCCCACAAACCCAAGAAACCTTGTGGAGCTCAAG TGCCACAGAGGACATCCCCAACCGTGCCCAAAAACATGCCCACCCCACGCAACACTGCCCCAGCCATGAGGAAGAACCCCCCCATCGCACGGAATGGGGGTAGCGACGCAGAGATCTTGGAACTCAATCAACAG TTAATGGAGTTGAAGCTGACTGTGGATGGGCTGGAGAAAGAAAGGGACTTCTACTTCAGCAAGCTACGAGACATAGAGCTCATCTGTCAAGAGCATGAAAACGAGAACAACCCCATCATCAGCAAGATCATTGACATTCTCTATGCTACAGAG GATGGGTTTGCACCACCGGAAGACGAGGACATCGAAGAACAGCAACATTTGGACCCAGATGAATACTGA
- the LOC108932635 gene encoding microtubule-associated protein RP/EB family member 3-like isoform X2, with translation MAVNVYSTSVTIENLSRHDMLAWVNDSLQLSYTKIEQLCSGAAYCQFMDMLFPGCVLLKKVKFQAKLEHEYIHNFKVLQAAFKRMNVDKIIPVEKLVKGKFQDNFEFVQWFKKFFDANYDGKEYDPLLARQGQDVAPPPNPVPQRTSPTVPKNMPTPRNTAPAMRKNPPIARNGGSDAEILELNQQLMELKLTVDGLEKERDFYFSKLRDIELICQEHENENNPIISKIIDILYATEDGFAPPEDEDIEEQQHLDPDEY, from the exons ATGGCAGTGAATGTGTACTCCACATCTGTAACCATCGAGAACCTGAGCCGACATGATATGCTGGCATGGGTCAACGACTCCCTTCAGCTCAGTTACACCAAGATAGAACAGCTCTGTTCAG GTGCAGCATACTGCCAGTTCATGGACATGCTTTTTCCTGGCTGTGTGCTCCTGAAGAAGGTCAAATTCCAAGCCAAACTGGAACATGAATACATCCATAACTTCAAAGTACTACAGGCAGCCTTCAAGAGAATGAACGTTGACAAA ATAATCCCAGTAGAAAAGCTAGTGAAAGGAAAGTTCCAGGATAACTTTGAATTCGTGCAGTGGTTTAAGAAGTTCTTCGACGCCAATTATGACGGGAAAGAATACGACCCCCTGCTGGCTCGGCAGGGGCAGGATGTGGCTCCGCCCCCCAATCCAG TGCCACAGAGGACATCCCCAACCGTGCCCAAAAACATGCCCACCCCACGCAACACTGCCCCAGCCATGAGGAAGAACCCCCCCATCGCACGGAATGGGGGTAGCGACGCAGAGATCTTGGAACTCAATCAACAG TTAATGGAGTTGAAGCTGACTGTGGATGGGCTGGAGAAAGAAAGGGACTTCTACTTCAGCAAGCTACGAGACATAGAGCTCATCTGTCAAGAGCATGAAAACGAGAACAACCCCATCATCAGCAAGATCATTGACATTCTCTATGCTACAGAG GATGGGTTTGCACCACCGGAAGACGAGGACATCGAAGAACAGCAACATTTGGACCCAGATGAATACTGA